A region of the Stieleria neptunia genome:
CGCCGCCGGCCGACCGGGCGACGTTGCTGCGCCGCGTCAGTTTTGATCTGACGGGTTTGCCGCCCACGATTGAAGAACTGGATGCTTTTTTGAATGACGAAACCGGCGGCGCGTACGAGCGGGCGGTGGACCGATTGCTCGAATCGCCGCGCTACGGCGAACACATGGCCGTCGATTGGCTCGAAGCGTCTCGGTTTGCCGATACCGACGGCTACCAGAACGATCGTCTGCGCTACATGTCGGTGTGGCGTGATTGGTTGATCAACGCATTGAACGACAACATGCCGTTCGATCGATTCGTGATCGAGCAAATGGCGGGTGACTTGCTGCCCGATCGAAATTTCTTGACCCAAGTCGCGACAGGGTTCAACCGCAATCATCGCATCAATTCCGAAGGCGGCTCGATCCCGGACGAATGGATCGTCGAATACGTCGCCGACCGCGTGGAAACTACCGGCACCGTGTTCCTGGGGCTGACGATGACCTGTTCGCGTTGCCACGACCACAAGTACGACCCGATCTCGCAGAAAGATTTCTATAGCCTGTTCGCCTTCTTCAATAACATCGATGAAGCCGGGCTCGGCCCCAACAACGGCAACAGCCCACCGTTTATCAAGGTGCCGAAGTCCTGGCCGGATCTGGCCGACGATGAGCTGAAGTTCGTCGTCCCCGAGCCCGTCAAAATCAAGGTGGTGCAAACCTCGGTGCCGCGTCCGCAACCGGGCGGCGAAGACACCGTGATGGTGTTGCACGAGTTAGACAAACCACGCGACACGTATCGACTCGATCGGGGACAGTACGACAACCCGGACACGTCGGAGAAATTGAAGCCCGCGACGCCGCCGGTCTTGGGGGCGTGGAACGACGATTGGCCGCGCAATCGCCTGGGCCTCGCCCGTTGGCTGGTCGACCCCGATCACCCGCTGACCGCACGCGTGACGATCAACCGTCTGTGGCAGCATCATTTTGGCGTCGGGTTGGTCAAGACGAGTGAAAACTTTGGCGTGCAAGGAGAGCTGCCCAGTCATCCGAAGTTACTCGATTGGTTGGCAACCGAATTCATCCGCACAGGCTGGGACGTCAAAGCGATGCACCGTTTGGTCGTGACCAGTGCCACCTATCGTCAGCAGTCGTCGGCGTCCGAAACGTTGCGTGAACGTGACCCGGAAAATCGTTGGTTGGCCCGAGCCCCAAGAAAACGTCTCTCGCCGTTTGCGATCCGCGATTCGATGCTCTTCGCCAGCAGCCTGTTGAACGATTCGATCGGCGGGCCTTCGGTTAAACCCTACATGCCGCCGGCGATTTGGAGCAGCATTTCGAACGCCAAGTACAAACAGGACACGGGTGAGAAACTGTATCGACGCAGCATGTACACGTACTGGCGACGCACGGTTCCGCCGCCGACCATGATGGCCTTCAACGCCGCCGCACGCGAAACCTGTATCGTCCGCAGCGACGAAACGACCACGCCGCTGCAAGCGTTGACGATGATGAACAACATCACCTTCGTCGAAGCGGCCCGGCATCTGGCCGAGCGGGTGATGAAACCCGATGGACTGGCACCTTCCCAGCGAATCGCGTTGGCGTTCCGGCTGGTGACCAGCCGGCAACCGCGCGCGGATGAGCTGGCCGTCCTGGTCGATGACTTCCACGTCTATCACGACGATTTCCAACAGAACGCCGACGCGACCGAGCGTCTGCTGTCGGTCGGAGAAACACCCAACACGCCGGGGCTGGACCGTCGCGAACTGGCCGCGCTGACGCTGGTCGCCAATACGATCCTGAACCTCGACGAGGCCATTGCGGAGAATTGAGATGAATCCTTTGGAAGAGTTCAAAAGACGACACAACCGACGCGCGTTTCTGGCCGGGGGATCGTTGGGGCTGGGATCGATCGCGGCGGGGACCCTGCTGGGTGCAGACTATCTGCTCGGCGGGGGCAATCAGCTCGGTGCGGCCGAAGCGAGTGGATTGCCGGCGGGAGGTGCGTCGGCCTTTGCGTCGATCGCTCCCAAGGCCAAACGCGTGATCTATCTGTTCCAGTCGGGCGGGCCGTCGCAAATGGACCTGTTCGATTACAAACCGGATCTGGCGAAACGTTTCGGCGAAGAAGTGCCGCTGTCGGTCTATCCGGCCGAGCGAAAGACGACGATGACATCGGGCCAGACTTCGTTTCCCGTCGCGCCCAGCACGTTCAAGTTCCAGCAGCACGGGCAATCGGGCATTTGGCTCAGCGAGACCTTGCCGCACTTGGCCAAGGTCGTCGATGAGATCTGTGTGATCAAAAGCATGCACACCGAAGCGATCAACCACGATCCCGCCGCAACGTTGTTTCAAACCGGATCGGTCATCGCCGGTCGGCCCAGCATGGGAGCTTGGGTGAATTATGGTTTGGGCACCGAAAACGCGAACCTGCCGGCGTTCGTCGCGATGACGTCCAACGGATCGGCCAAAGCCGGCCAGCCGCTGTATGATCGATTGTGGGGCGCCGGTTTTCTGCCGGGGCGGTTTCAAGGCGTGAAGTTCCGCGGTCAGGGCGATCCGATCTTGGACCTCTACAATCCCGCCGGCGTCACACGCACCCAACGCCGACGGATGCTCGATTCGGTCGAGAAATTGAACCAAGACCGCGCCGACAAGTTCAACGACCCAACGATCGCCACCCGGATCGCCCAGTATGAATTGGCGTATCGGATGCAAATGAGCGTGCCGGAATTGATCGACGTCAATGATGAACCGCAATCCGTGCTGGACATGTACGGGCCGCAGGCGACGCAAGTCGGCAAGTACGCCTACAACTGTTTGTTGGCGCGGCGGTTGGCCGAACGCGGCGTGCGATTTATCCAGCTCTATCACCGCGGGTGGGACGCCCATAACAACGCCCCCAAACAAGTCCCCTCCCAATGTCGTGACACCGATCAACCCACCGCGGCCTTGCTGAGTGACCTCAAGCAACGCGGCATGCTCGATGAGACGCTGGTGATCTGGGGCGGCGAATTCGGACGGACGGTTTACTGCCAAGGCAAGCTGACGGACAAGGTGTACGGACGCGATCACCACCCGAATTGTTTCACGTACTGGATGGCCGGCGGAGGCATTCGCGGGGGGATGACGTATGGGGAGACCGACGAGTACAGCGTCAACGTGGTTGAAAAACCCGTCCACGTCCACGACCTGCAAGCCACCATCTTGGCCCAGTTGGGCATCGACCACGAACAGCTGACGTACCGCTATCAAGGCCGCTATTTCCGCTTGACCGACGTCCACGGCAACGTGATTGACGACATTGTTAGGTCGTGAGGGGGGAAGAAGAGCTGCGTAGTGGACCGTCTAGCGGTAAACGTCATGCGCCGGTCATCCGTCTGATTGGATCGCGGAGTCAAACCGGCGGGTTGCAGTGCGACGCTGGAAGCGTCAGCCTGAAGACAGCCCCGAGTGCCCGATTTAAATGAACCCACAGATGGCAGAGCGAACCCACGGATGAAAAGCAGCCTGGGATCCGTGGGTACGCGCTGCCATCCGTGGGTGTGATCCACTGCTGTGGTACCGGAGATCGTCTGTTCGATCGATCCAGGGAAGCCGATTGCCAGACGGTCCATGGCTCTCTCGCATGACATCTACCGATAGACGCTGCAGTAGGGCATGCTGTGCATGCCAGGGGGGTGTCAGGCACAGCCTGACCTACGCCTACGACGTGGTGCGTGGCGATCTTCTTGCCGCCAAAATTTTCCGGCCTCTCCTTCCAGCCAGCGAGTCCTTTCACGACGTGTGGATCAGGAAAGGAATGACAGAATGATTCGGGGTAAAATGATGGGGCGCGCGTTGGCTAATGCCAAACGTCAGACCTCACCAAGGGGCTAACAGCCTGACGAAGAACCTAAGACCTTGATGACCGTCTGGTCCCCCCACTTCATTTTTGACAAACGATTTTTTGACCACCCCTTGTTCCTGATCAAAGGCAGGATTGTCGCAGACCTGGACGGTCTTTTTGAATACGCTAAAACGACCCACAGCGAACAATCCGTCCGGTTCGAATCACCACGAGATCCATCATGCTTTTGTTGCGTCTAGCACGTCCGATCCTTTCAACACTTTTCATT
Encoded here:
- a CDS encoding PSD1 and planctomycete cytochrome C domain-containing protein; translation: MNPIRLSVVAPTVLLVGLGCFILTAETIRAADSQSSAKLDFAADIRPILSDACYHCHGPDANAREGGFRLDDRREALDSGVLSSGDMLKRLTSDDPDVRMPPPDSNRRLRRGDRAKLKRWLAEGADWPEDDRHWAFIPPVRPDLPAVNDTHWPRNPIDRFVLARLETEGFKPSPPADRATLLRRVSFDLTGLPPTIEELDAFLNDETGGAYERAVDRLLESPRYGEHMAVDWLEASRFADTDGYQNDRLRYMSVWRDWLINALNDNMPFDRFVIEQMAGDLLPDRNFLTQVATGFNRNHRINSEGGSIPDEWIVEYVADRVETTGTVFLGLTMTCSRCHDHKYDPISQKDFYSLFAFFNNIDEAGLGPNNGNSPPFIKVPKSWPDLADDELKFVVPEPVKIKVVQTSVPRPQPGGEDTVMVLHELDKPRDTYRLDRGQYDNPDTSEKLKPATPPVLGAWNDDWPRNRLGLARWLVDPDHPLTARVTINRLWQHHFGVGLVKTSENFGVQGELPSHPKLLDWLATEFIRTGWDVKAMHRLVVTSATYRQQSSASETLRERDPENRWLARAPRKRLSPFAIRDSMLFASSLLNDSIGGPSVKPYMPPAIWSSISNAKYKQDTGEKLYRRSMYTYWRRTVPPPTMMAFNAAARETCIVRSDETTTPLQALTMMNNITFVEAARHLAERVMKPDGLAPSQRIALAFRLVTSRQPRADELAVLVDDFHVYHDDFQQNADATERLLSVGETPNTPGLDRRELAALTLVANTILNLDEAIAEN
- a CDS encoding DUF1501 domain-containing protein produces the protein MNPLEEFKRRHNRRAFLAGGSLGLGSIAAGTLLGADYLLGGGNQLGAAEASGLPAGGASAFASIAPKAKRVIYLFQSGGPSQMDLFDYKPDLAKRFGEEVPLSVYPAERKTTMTSGQTSFPVAPSTFKFQQHGQSGIWLSETLPHLAKVVDEICVIKSMHTEAINHDPAATLFQTGSVIAGRPSMGAWVNYGLGTENANLPAFVAMTSNGSAKAGQPLYDRLWGAGFLPGRFQGVKFRGQGDPILDLYNPAGVTRTQRRRMLDSVEKLNQDRADKFNDPTIATRIAQYELAYRMQMSVPELIDVNDEPQSVLDMYGPQATQVGKYAYNCLLARRLAERGVRFIQLYHRGWDAHNNAPKQVPSQCRDTDQPTAALLSDLKQRGMLDETLVIWGGEFGRTVYCQGKLTDKVYGRDHHPNCFTYWMAGGGIRGGMTYGETDEYSVNVVEKPVHVHDLQATILAQLGIDHEQLTYRYQGRYFRLTDVHGNVIDDIVRS